From Macaca mulatta isolate MMU2019108-1 chromosome 1, T2T-MMU8v2.0, whole genome shotgun sequence, the proteins below share one genomic window:
- the RGS16 gene encoding regulator of G-protein signaling 16, with protein MCRTLAAFPTTCLERAKEFKTRLGIFLHKSELGCDTGSSGKFEWGSKHGKENRNFSEDVLGWRESFDLLLSSKNGVAAFHAFLKTEFSEENLEFWLACEEFKKIQSATKRASRAHRIFEEFICSEAPKEVNIDHETRELTRMNLQTVTATCFDTAQGKTRTLMEKDSYPRFLKSPAYRDLAAQASAASATPSSCSLAEPSHT; from the exons ATGTGCCGTACCCTGGCCGCCTTCCCCACCACCTGCCTGGAGAG AGCCAAAGAGTTCAAGACACGTCTGGGGATCTTTCTTCACAAATCAGAGCTGGGCTGTGATACTGGGAGTAGTGGCAAGTTCGAGTGGGGCAGTAAACACGGCAAAGAGAA tagaaACTTCTCAGAAGATGTGCTGGGGTGGAGAGAGTCGTTCGACCTGCTGCTGAGCAGTAAAA ATGGAGTGGCTGCTTTCCACGCTTTCCTCAAGACGGAGTTCAGTGAGGAGAACCTGGAGTTCTGGCTGGCCTGTGAGGAGTTCAAGAAGATCCAATCAGCTACCAAGCGGGCCTCCAGGGCACACCGGATCTTTGAGGAGTTCATCTGCAGCGAGGCCCCTAAAGAG GTCAACATTGACCATGAGACCCGCGAGCTGACTAGGATGAACCTGCAAACTGTCACAGCCACATGCTTTGACACAGCTCAAGGGAAGACACGTACCCTGATGGAGAAGGACTCCTACCCACGCTTCCTGAAGTCACCCGCTTACCGGGACCTGGCTGCCCAAGCCTCAGCCGCCTCTGCCACTCCGTCCAGCTGCAGCCTGGCCGAGCCCTCACACACCTGA